The genome window TACTCAACTCGTTGGTCTTTTAAAGCTTTTTGCATAAAGTCGCGCCATACGGGTGCAACAAAACCACCGCCAGTCGATCCTTTACCTAAGGGTCGATAGTTATCGTTTCCTACCCACACCGCAGTTGCTAACTGAGGTACGTAACCGACAAACCAAATGTCGCGTTCTGAGGATGTTGTTCCTGTTTTACCAGCTGCTTGGCGGTCGAGTTGTGCTGCTCGACCAGTACCATTGTTAATAACTCCTTGCATCACACTATTAAGTGAAGCTGCTGCCCAAGGATCTAATACAAGTTGGGGCTTAGGTGTGTTGTCGAGTAACACATTGCCACTACTGTCACTCACACGGACAATGACTGTTGGTGGCGAGTGCCAACCATAATTAGCAAAAGTTGCATATGCACTAGCCATTTCTAATGGTGTGACACCGATTGCTCCTAGGGGTAATGAAATCACTGGTTCCATTGGACTATTAATTCCCAGAACCCGACAAATTTCAATCACTTTATTCAGTCCAACAGCCCGCCCAATTTTAATTGCCGGAATGTTTCGCGAAACTTCTAAGGCTCTGCGAATCGACATTGGTCCTTGAAAGGAGCTATCGTAGTTCTTAGGTACATAGCGTTGAGCACTACCATCGTTATAGCTAACTGGAGTATCTTCCACAATTGAGTTAGGAGTATACTTTCCAGAGGCAAATGCTGCGTAGTACACAAATGGCTTAAATGCTGAGCCAGGTTGACGATGTGCTTGAATAGCACGGTTGAACTCACTTTTACGCGGATCGACACCACCAACTAAGGCTTTGACAAACTGAGTTCGCGGATCGACAGCAACCAATGCCATTTGATCGCCATTGACTCCTTGGGCACGAATTCTTTGATGCCAAGTTGTTACGGTTTCCTCTGCCATCCGCTGCATATCAGCATCTACAGTAGTTTGGACGCGCATTCCGCCTTTAAGCACTGCATCACGCCCAAAGCGCTGGGCTAACTCTTGTGCAGCTGCATTTGTCACATAAGGCATTGCACTACCTTGAAATGAACGAATGCGACCTAGGTTGATTTCTGCTTCACGCGCAGCGGCTTCTTCTTCAGGTGTAATCCAACCTAATTGCAGCATTCGATTGAGGACAACTCCCTGACGTTGTTTTGCCCGTTCCATATTGTTAAACGGGCTGTATTGTTCTGGGGCTTGAATCATTCCTGCCATCATTGCTGATTCAGCCAAGTTGAGATTTGCTGCTGATTTATTAAAGTAAGTACGGGCTGCAGTTTGGACGCCGTAATTATTGTGACCCCAATAAACTTGGTTGAGGTACAACTCTAAAATTTCTTCTTTACTCAGAACTTGCTCAAGGCGTACTGCTAAGACAGCTTCTGCAACCTTGCGACTAAATTTCCGTTCTTGCGACAAGAAAATATTTCTGGCCAACTGCATTGAGACTGTAGAACCACCCTCCGCAACCGCACCGCGTTGCCAGTTAACAAGTAATGCACGACCAACACTGCCAATGTTGATGCCCTGATGATAATAAAAGTGGCTATCTTCAATCGCCATAACAGCGCGTTTGAGGTCTGGCGAGATGCGATCTAACGGGACAACTTCGCGGTTAGCTTCACCATGAATACTCGCAAGTAGCCTACCTTTGATGTCGTAAATATAAGAAGTTTCTGAGGGAAAATAGTTACGTAAAGCTCTCACATCCGGTAGATTGCGGAAACTGGTTGCTAGCCCAATCAATCCCCCAGCTACAACAGCGCTAGTCAGCATAACCGTTGCCAACAGTGTGCCGCCAGTTACCTGACCGACGTCTTTGACAAACTGATAACTGGGTGAAGAGCCTCTTTGTTGTTTTTTCTGAACAATACTAGAAGACACGGCGGTTTAATTTCCTCACTTGTAGACTGGGGTTGAAATTGAATGATGTAAAGACAACTAATTTTTGCAATTATAGTAATCTGACACCTGAGCTAATGAGAACAAAGTGTGATAACGAATCAATTATATGAAGACCAGTTGAGCTATCAAGTTCCTAGTATGACGCAAAGCCCAGGAGAAACCAAAGTACAATCAACAACTGATAGTGTAGTAAAATTTACGTGGCTACGTCGTGGTGTCAGCGAGATTTTTCCTGACCAAGTTGCTGATAATTCGCCAGAAAACCTTGAAAAACGCTTGGCAAACACGCATCGACCTTTGCGTGTTAAATTGGGCATCGATCCTACAAGTCCCGATATCCATTTGGGTCATAGCATTCCTTATAGAAAACTGAGAGCTTTTCAAGATGCGGGGCATACGGCGGTACTTATTATTGGCGATTTTACTGCAAGAATCGGCGATCCAACAGGTAAATCAGAAGTTCGTCGCCAGTTGAATGAAGAAATGGTGGCACAAAATGCCAAAACATACTTGGAGCAGTTACGTCCTATCTTAGATTTTGACACGCCAGGTAGGTTAGAAGTTCGCTACAACTCCGAGTGGCTCTCAAAGTTGGATTTAGCAAAAATTTTAGAGTTACTCGCCACAATGACTGTCGGGCAAATGTTAGCAAAAGAAGGCTTTGCTGAACGTTATACCCAAGAGAACCCGATTTACTTGCATGAGTTTTTATACCCAATTATGCAGGGATATGATTCTGTTGCGGTAGAAGCTGATGTGGAATTAGGTGGTACAGATCAAAAGTTTAATATTGCAGTAGGTCGAGATTTACAGCGTCATTTTGGCTTTCCTCCACAGTTCGGCGTACTGATGCCGATATTGATCGGAACTGACGGGGTACAGAAGATGTCTAAATCGCTGGGAAATTATGTCGGCTTATCTGAAGATCCACTGACAATGTATTCCAAATTAGAAAAAACTCCTGATCGTCTCCTGGAACAATACTTCGAGTTGTTGACGGATTTACCTTTGGATCGCCTACCAGAAAATCCTCGCGATCGCCAAAAACTTCTAGCACTAAATATTGTCTCTCAATATCACGGTCAAGAAGCCGCAGCTAAAGCCCAACAAACCGCAATGTCGCTGATTCAAGGAGCAACAACTGATACATCCACTGTCCCAGAATTTTCTTTATCACAGGTAGAGTTTCCGGCTAAGTTGTTTTATATTCTGAGTGCAAGTAAATTGTGTAAAAGTAGTTCCGATGCCCGCAGGCAAATTCAAGGCGGTGCAGTAAGAATAGATGGCGATCGCATTACACAACTTGACTTAGCTTTTGAAAAACCCGAACAACTGTACGATAAAGTTCTTCAAGTTGGCAAAAATAAGTTTGCGCGGCTTATACCATGATTAAATTGAGTGGCTAGTAGTTAGTGAAGGAGTAGGAGTGTGGGCGTGTAGGAGTGTTGGCGTAGTTGTAGAGATTGAAAGATTTAATTGCTATTTTTCCCTACCACCCAACTACCCTACCACCCGCCTGCCCGCTGCTCCCCTGACCCCCGACCTCTAACCTCTGACCCCTAGTTTTATGTCTCCAGAACACATTATTGTGCCTTTAGATGTCGCTAGCGAAGCTGAAGCGATCGCATTGCTTGAAAGATTACCAGAAGTGACTTTCTGGAAAGTTGGTTTAGAACTTTTTGCCAGTAGTGGTCCAGGCATCTTAAAAATACTCAAAAACCAACAAAAGCGAATTTTTTTGGATCTAAAGTTTCATGATATTCCGAACACAATGGCAGGTGCGTGTCGGGCAGTAGGGCGTTATGGAGTTGATTTACTAACAATTCATGCTGCAGCAGGAAAAGAAGCGATCGCAGCAGCGCAGCAAGCAGTGCAAGAAGGTGCGGCATCAGCAGGTGTTGTACCTCCCAAAATGCTGGCGATTACACTCCTGACAAGTATCTCAGCGCGACAACTTGCGTTTGATTTAAAGATTCCTCTAGAGTTACCTGAGTATGCGTTACAAATGGCGCTGTTGGCTCAAGAAGCGGGGGTAGATGGTGCTGTTTGTTCTCCTCAAGAAGTAGCACAGTTACGTCAAACGTGTGGTGACGACTTACTACTAGTTTGCCCTGGGGTACGACCCCTTTGGGCAGAAGGGGGAGATCAAAAGCGATCGCTAACTCCAGCACAAGCGTTAAAAGCTGGAGCCGATTACCTTGTTATTGGACGTCCAATTACTGCGGCTAAAGAGCCAAAACTTGCTTGGATGCGTATTTGTGACGAGTTAGCAGCGTCATGATAGCAGTAAGAAGGCTACAAATCTCAATTTGTACATACTTGCTTGCTTATAGCTTCAGCCTAGAACTTACAAAGACAAAGCCAGCCTATAGTACATATCTCCAACAATCTGTGAGATTTGTTCAGCGATCGCCGCAGTGTCAAACCGAAGATGTGGAAATATTAACTTCACAACTTTTACCAGCTTTACCAGGCTATGCGAATCGAGTTAGCCAACGCACTCGTCGTCGCGATGCGATCGTTGATATTTATACCTATGTGCTTATTGCGGGACGCCCTGAGTTTGTACCATTAACACTTGGTCCTGGCGAATATACTCCTGATCCGGAAACAGTAACCGCACAACAGCCGCAACAAGTCTTTATTACAACACTCGAACGACAATATATCGATGGGAAACCCGTCGAACTACAACAATTTCACTGGCTGTTTTTTACTCGCGCAGAAGGTGGTTGGCGACTCGCAATGATGTTTTCCCGCACAGGTTCATATCCTTCTCAACGACCTGTAACACCTCCTAGGAATAGCAGTAATGGCATTATTGCTCAAGGAATTCGGACATGGTTACGTGATTGTCAAACTAATTTGCCAGTAAATAGGTGAAAATAAACGTAAATAAAAGCTGGTAACTGGTAACTGGTCAATGGTAATTGGTGATTGTAAACAATATTGAGCATCAATTACCCGTTACCCATTACCTATTACCCGAGATGAAATAAGGTATCCCTGCTTTACAAAAAAGATCTAATGTAGCATCTCATCTAATTTAGTGCGTACTGCTTGAATATCTTGCCACATCAACCATTTTGGACTACCGCGTTCGCGAGAAGGGTTACGCAACAAATATGCTGGATGAAGAATAGGCATACATAAACGTCCTTCCCACTCAATCCAGTTGCCTCGAATTTTTGTAATTCCGCGTTTTTCTCCTGTCAAACTTTTGAGTGCGGTTGCACCAGTAAACAAAATAACTTTTGGATTAACCAAACGAATTTGCTCTAGAAGATAAGGTTTACACGCGTTAATTTCATCAGTAGTAGGAACGCGATTGTTTGGTGGACGGCACTTGATGACATTACAGATATAAATATCACTATCTGTATCCAGGTTTACCGAAGCCAAAATTTTATCAAGGAGTTGCCCAGCTTTACCGACAAAGGGTAATCCAGTTTCATCTTCATTTTGCCCTGGGGCTTCGCCAATGATCATAATCGGTGCTTGCAAATTCCCGCGTCCGACTACAGCATGAGTACGAGTTTCGCCAAGTCCGCACCGATGACACTCGTTACAATGCTGTGCGATTTCTGTCATTGCGGAATATGTGCCAGGAGGAATCGGAATTTTAGCGTCTGTTGGAATTAATTCAGGCTGTGCTAGTGCCGATGCTTCTGAATCAGTAGTATCTTGAAAAAGACTAAGTTGCTCTTCGCTGCTAGTCATGATTGAAATAGCGTCAGTTTAAATGAAATGCATTGCGCTTGCGTAGCATCCTGGTTGCCCCTCAATTCTACTCTAGTGTGTTCAGTCTAAAAGTAGCTACATTGAACTAAAATCAGTCATCATAGAATGAAGACTGTCGCGCTTTATGGTGTTAGGCGCACTCATGTCAGATTTTCCTCTTTTTCGCGATCGCATTGATGCTGGCGAACAGTTAGCACAAGCAATTTCTTTTGCTTTAACTCAGCCACCGTTATCTACAATAAATGCCCAACCAATTGTCTATGCCCTGCCACGCGGCGGCATACCTGTAGGCTTGCCAGTAGCACAATTACTTCAGTGTCCGCTAAGTATCTTAGTTGCCAAAAAAATTAGCCATCCCAAGAATCCTGAATTAGCAATTGGTGCTGTTAGTGCCGATGGTAATGTGCTTTGGGCTGAAGAAACGCCATTTTATGTTCCTTATTCGCGTTTAGGAAAAAGCGCACTTGCTGAAGCCACAGCGAAAGCACAAGAACAACTTGCTCAACTGACACCTGCGTGTCCTAAAGTTGATGCTGAAGGTGCGATCGCCATTATTGTTGATGATGGTATTGCGACAGGAATGACAATTGCTGTTGCCGCCCAAGCTCTAAAAGCCCAAAATCCCGCTGCAATATTATTATGTGCCCCATTAGCACCACGCGGGTTGATTTCTTGGCTCGAACAATGGGGCAGTGTGATTGTTTTAGAAACACCGCAATCATTCATGAGTGTCAGTCGCTTCTATGCTGAATTTCCCCAAGTCGAAACTGAAGAAGCCTTTGCTTATTTACTGCAACACAGAGAAGGGATGAGGGGTGAGGGGTGAGTTAATTTGGAATATTCAAAGTTAGTAGTGATATGTCAATCAAACAATCTCGAAACGAAAATCAAGTGACACTACCAAGAATTCTGGAACCAGAAGTAATGGATAGTTGGGAAGAGGCAGTAGAGTACGACGCGATGGACTTTACTGAAGTTAATACTGCATTTGCTAAAAGTGTTATTGAGTTAGGACCTAACTTTGAGGCAAATGTTCTTGATGTCGGTACGGGTACAGCACGAATTCCCATATTGATTGCTTCTCGGTGTCCTCAATGGCAGATTTGGGGCATTGATTTAGCCAAAAGTATGTTACAGCTTGGCATGCGGCACGTCAAAAACGCTGGCTTAGAACAACAGATTTTGCTGGAAACTGTTGATGCTAAAAAAATGCCTTATCCTGACGGGAAATTTCAGATGGTGATTTCTAATAGCTTAGTACATCATTTACCTGATCCTTTACTCTTTTTTCACGAAGTAGCACGAGTACTACAACCGCAAGGTGCTATATTCATTCGAGATTTGATTCGTCCTGCAAATGTTGAGATAATGGAGACTTTGGTCGCAAGCATTGGTGCAGAATACGACGAACAGCAAAAGAAACTCTTTCGCGATTCACTCAATGCCGCACTTACTTTGGATGAGGTTCATGATTTAATGAAGCAAGCCAACTTGAGTGATGTAAAAGTTTATCAATCTTCAGATCGACATTGGACAGTAGCAAGAGCGTGGCACTATTAAACTTGAATTCACAACACGAGTGGGATCTATACAAACTCGTAATTCGACCTGTACTATTTACTGGATTAAAGAGCGATCCAGAATGGTTGTATCAAAGAACGATTACCACTCTTAGCTGGTTAGAGAATTCGCCACATCACCCAGTAACGAAATCAACGCAACGTTTACTACAAAAATCCTTGTGTTTGAGCGATGAACGCTTAGCACGACAACTTTGGGGAATTCAATTTCCTAATCCTATAGGTTTAGCCGCAGGTTTTGATAAAGATGGTGTTGCGGCTAGTGTATGGACAAACTTTGGTTTTGGCTTTGCCGAAGTTGGTACTGTGACATTTCACGCGCAACCAGGAAATCCCCTTCCACGCTTATTTCGTTTACCACAAGATAGTGCTGCTTTAAATCGGATGGGATTTAATAATTCTGGTGCAGCAATGATGGCAAAAAGATTACAAAGTGCTTCTCATTTAATACCGATTGGAGTTAATTTAGGAAAATCAAAAATTACTCCACTAGAAGCAGCAGCCTCTGATTATCTAGAAAGTTTTCGCTTACTTAAAGATTTAGGAGATTACTTTGTTGTCAATGTTTCTTCGCCAAATACACCAGGGCTGCGATCGCTGCAAAATACCGCAGAACTCAGTTCAATTCTGGATGCATTACAACAAGAAAATCAAGCTTCTAAGCCAATTTGTGTCAAAATAGCCCCTGACCTGGAATGGGAAGCGATCGCCGCCATTATTGAAATTGCCCAAACATACAAACTTGCGGGAATTATTGCGACAAACACAACAATAAGTCGCGATCGCATCACTACAAAAATATTGGCACAAACAGGAAAACCTGTTACAGAAGAAGCTGGCGGAATAAGTGGCTTACCAGTACGCGATCGCGCTACTGAAATTATCCGATTTATCTACCAACAAACACAAGGTCAACTCCCAATTATTGGCGTCGGTGGGGTTTTTACTGCCCAAGATGCTTGGGAAAAAATTGTTGCAGGTGCAAGCCTCGTACAAGTTTATACGGGTTGGATTTATGAAGGGCCATTGATGGTACGCCGGATTTTACAAGGATTACTCCTCAAACTAGAAGAACACAAACTCAATTCAATTGTCGATGCGGTAGGATTACAGTCAACAAAGAACTTATGATTGCACTTACCCAACGTCAGCCACCTAATGCTGCGATCGCAGTGAGTTTGACCTTAGAACTTACTGCGGAAGAACGAACTCGAAGTCGCTATCGCATTGAAACTCAAGATGACATTATATTTCTACGCTTACCCAGAGGTACAGTACTTCACGACGGTGACTTACTGCAAGCAGAAGATACGAGTATTGTTGTGCGGGTAGTGGCTAAATCTGAACCTGTTCTTGTTGTTACAGCACCTTCAGTAGTATTGCTTAAAGCCGCATACCATCTAGGAAATCGTCATGTCCCTGTAGAAGTCACCCAAGACTATTTGCGATTATCGCCCGATCCAGTTTTACGTGCCATGCTAGAACAACTTGGAGCGCAGGTACACGAAGCGATATTACCATTTCAGCCAGAAAGAGGTGCGTATGGACATCATCATTAGCAATGAGTGATAGATGATATGACAATTGAGCGTGTATTGTATCTTTTACAACTGGCAAGTCCAACTTTACCCGTGGGTGCTTATAGTTATTCTGAGGGACTTGAAGCACTTGTTGATGCGGGTACGATTAGCAATGAGCAAAGTTTGCAGCATTGGTTAGAACAAGAATTACATTATGGTGCAATTCGACTAGAAGCCGCAGTGATGGTTCGGACGTATCATGCAGTGCAAAATGGAGATATAGAAGCTTTAAGTTATTGGAATCATTGGCTGTCAGCAGCGCGAGAAACTGAAGAATTGCGATCTTCAAGTTGGCAAATGGGGCGATCGCTCATTAAGCTTCTCTTACAATTGCAACCGCAAGTATCGCCTTTAGCTGATGCTGTGGGGAATCCTTGTAATTATGCGATCGCGTTTGGAATTGCCGCAGCTTCCTGGAAAATAGAACCCTTGTCATCGGTTGTTTTGGGATATCTACACAGTTGGACAACGAATCTTGTGACTGCTGGGGTGAAATTGATTCCGCTAGGACAAACAGCAGGGCAACAAGTAATATTAAATTTATTTCCCGATCTCATGAATGCTGCGACAGAGATTCTGACCTTGAGTGATGATGACTTGTGTAGCTGTAGTTGGGGATTATCGCTGGCGAGTATGGCGCACGAAACTCTGTACACAAGATTATTTCGTAGTTAGACTGTTCATATGCTCGGTGAGAGCTTAGCTGTATGGCAGTTAGTTAATAATTCACAATCAAATTAGCTTTTAGGCAATCTGCAAAGCCAATGCTTAATAAATTTAAGGTACTGCTGTTAGACATGAACGATACATTTATGTTTGATGCAGACCGTTTTGGCGCAGAACAGGATTACTCGATTGTGTACCGTTGGCTTGGAGGAACACTGCAATCAAATACAGTTAATGAGTTAATTCAAGCGGCTTACACTTATTTAGATAAACGCTATCCTGACGCGAATTATCGAGAGTCATTTCCCAGTCTTCGAGATGCGTTGCTTGCAGTTTCAGGACGAATTACAACTGATGACGAGTTAGAAATCCTCATTCAAACTTTTAGTTATCACGAACTTGGAAGCGTGCCCGCCTTGTATTCGGAAGCATTGAGAAAACTAGCACAGCGTTTTTGTTTAGGATTAGTGGCAGACATCTGGGCACCGAAAACGCTATGGATTAACGAGCTAAATCGCAGTGATGTACTAAATTTGTTTGAGATAGCTACTTTTTCATCTGACTCTGGCATCGTCAAACCATCACCGCTTGCTTTCTTAAATACACTCAAGCAAATGAAAGCTGACCCTGACAATGCATTAGTAATAGGTGATTCAGTGAGGCGTGATTTAGGCGGTGCTGTTGCTGCGGGGCTACCATGTTTGCTCGTCGGAGGCGCAACTCATCCATCTGCTTATGGTGCATCATCCAATTTACTTGAACTCGTCGATACCTATTGTTAAAGAGGAAAATGTCGATGCAAAATCTCACTGAATTACCGCAAGATTTACCTATTCCACAATATGATGGTGGTTGCAATCATTTGCTAGGAATGCGATTACCTCAAGTAAATCTTATTTCCACGCGCAGTAGAAAATTGGATTTGTCAAATATCAAAAGCAAGGTGGTGTTTTACTGTTACCCAATGACAGGTCAACCTAGCGTACCAATACCAGACGGCTGGGATCAAATTCCAGGAGCACGGGGCTGCACGCCTCAATCTTGTGCTTTTCGCGATCATTATGCCGAACTTCAAGAGCTTGGCGTTGAAGTTTACGGTATAAGCACTCAAGATACCTCCTACCAGCAGGAAGCTGTTGAACGGCTTCATTTACCTTTTGAGCTTCTCAGTGATGCAGCATTTGAGTTTACTACATCTTTGCAATTACCGACATTTGAGGTAGATGGTAAGCGGCTGATCAAGCGGTTAACATTAATTGCAGACGAGGGAAAAATAGCCAAAGTGTTTTATCCAGTTTTTCCACCTGACAAAAATGCTCAAGAGGTTATTAAGTGGCTTAAGCAGAACCTAGTATAACCATAAAATATAAGGTTTAGAATAGTGGGCGAGTTCTTTGTAACTGCTAATTGCTAATTATGAGTGCGTTTCGAGTTGGTGTTGCAGGCCCTGTCGGATCGGGGAAAACAGCTTTAGTTGATGCATTGTGTAAAGCGATGCGGCAACAATATCATCTTGCGGTGGTGACGAATGATATTTATACGCAAGAAGATGCACAATATTTGGTGCGTTCTCAGGCGCTGAGTGGCGATCGCATTTTGGGTGTAGAAACTGGCGGATGTCCCCATACCGCAATTCGAGAAGATGCCTCGATGAATTTAGCAGCAATTGAACAATTAGAACAGCGATTTAGCAATCTTGATTTAGTTTTTCTAGAGAGTGGTGGCGATAATTTAGCAGCTACCTTTAGCCCTGAATTAGTTGATTTAACTATATACGTCATTGATGTTGCTGCTGGTGATAAAATTCCTCGTAAAGGTGGTCCAGGAATTACCAAGTCAGATTTATTAGTGATTAATAAAATTGATTTAGCACCTTTTGTTGGGGCTGATCTTGAGGTCATGGAACGAGATGCTAAGCGAATGCGAGGTCATAAACCTTTTGTTTTTACTAACTTAAAAACTCATAAGGGACTGGCAACAGTTATTGATTTTGTGCGAATGAATTGCGAGGAATGTTGAGTAACTTAAGAATTGGAACAAAAATTGGTGCAAGTTTTGCTTTAGCATTGACAATGCTGAGTACAATTGGTTTAGTTTCTTACCGCAATACAACACAGCTAATTGACAGTGCGCGCCAAGAAAATCATAGTTATCAAGTTATTACAGAGTTAGAAGACCTCAAGTCAAGAATTAAAGATGCTGAAACTGGACAACGAGGCTATCTGCTTACGGGAGATCAACGCTATCTTGAACCATACAACTCGGCAATTACAGTCATAGAAAAAAACATCAATGACTTGCGTCAACTCACCTCGGATAATCCAAGTCAACAAAGTAGAATTGCCTCTTTAGAACCATTAGTTAATCGACGAATAGCACTTATTCAACAAACACTAGCTCTACGAGAAACGCAAGGTTTTGATGCAGCATTACAGGTTGTCCTTACCAATGAAGGCAAAGATTTGATGGATCGCATTCGGTTAATATTAGCCGATATGGAGGTAGAAGAACGTGAATTATTACAACAGCGATCGCAACTTGCCCAAGCCGCAACTCAACAAACAATTTATACTATCCTCTTTGGTATTCCTCTAGCTTTTGGCACACTAATTTTAATTGCTTATTTTCTGAGTAAAAATATCTCGCAACCTCTAGCTGAAGT of Gloeocapsopsis sp. IPPAS B-1203 contains these proteins:
- a CDS encoding transglycosylase domain-containing protein, which gives rise to MSSSIVQKKQQRGSSPSYQFVKDVGQVTGGTLLATVMLTSAVVAGGLIGLATSFRNLPDVRALRNYFPSETSYIYDIKGRLLASIHGEANREVVPLDRISPDLKRAVMAIEDSHFYYHQGINIGSVGRALLVNWQRGAVAEGGSTVSMQLARNIFLSQERKFSRKVAEAVLAVRLEQVLSKEEILELYLNQVYWGHNNYGVQTAARTYFNKSAANLNLAESAMMAGMIQAPEQYSPFNNMERAKQRQGVVLNRMLQLGWITPEEEAAAREAEINLGRIRSFQGSAMPYVTNAAAQELAQRFGRDAVLKGGMRVQTTVDADMQRMAEETVTTWHQRIRAQGVNGDQMALVAVDPRTQFVKALVGGVDPRKSEFNRAIQAHRQPGSAFKPFVYYAAFASGKYTPNSIVEDTPVSYNDGSAQRYVPKNYDSSFQGPMSIRRALEVSRNIPAIKIGRAVGLNKVIEICRVLGINSPMEPVISLPLGAIGVTPLEMASAYATFANYGWHSPPTVIVRVSDSSGNVLLDNTPKPQLVLDPWAAASLNSVMQGVINNGTGRAAQLDRQAAGKTGTTSSERDIWFVGYVPQLATAVWVGNDNYRPLGKGSTGGGFVAPVWRDFMQKALKDQRVEYFRSPSQFQRPSSN
- the tyrS gene encoding tyrosine--tRNA ligase, encoding MTQSPGETKVQSTTDSVVKFTWLRRGVSEIFPDQVADNSPENLEKRLANTHRPLRVKLGIDPTSPDIHLGHSIPYRKLRAFQDAGHTAVLIIGDFTARIGDPTGKSEVRRQLNEEMVAQNAKTYLEQLRPILDFDTPGRLEVRYNSEWLSKLDLAKILELLATMTVGQMLAKEGFAERYTQENPIYLHEFLYPIMQGYDSVAVEADVELGGTDQKFNIAVGRDLQRHFGFPPQFGVLMPILIGTDGVQKMSKSLGNYVGLSEDPLTMYSKLEKTPDRLLEQYFELLTDLPLDRLPENPRDRQKLLALNIVSQYHGQEAAAKAQQTAMSLIQGATTDTSTVPEFSLSQVEFPAKLFYILSASKLCKSSSDARRQIQGGAVRIDGDRITQLDLAFEKPEQLYDKVLQVGKNKFARLIP
- the pyrF gene encoding orotidine-5'-phosphate decarboxylase, yielding MSPEHIIVPLDVASEAEAIALLERLPEVTFWKVGLELFASSGPGILKILKNQQKRIFLDLKFHDIPNTMAGACRAVGRYGVDLLTIHAAAGKEAIAAAQQAVQEGAASAGVVPPKMLAITLLTSISARQLAFDLKIPLELPEYALQMALLAQEAGVDGAVCSPQEVAQLRQTCGDDLLLVCPGVRPLWAEGGDQKRSLTPAQALKAGADYLVIGRPITAAKEPKLAWMRICDELAAS
- a CDS encoding uracil-DNA glycosylase, with amino-acid sequence MTSSEEQLSLFQDTTDSEASALAQPELIPTDAKIPIPPGTYSAMTEIAQHCNECHRCGLGETRTHAVVGRGNLQAPIMIIGEAPGQNEDETGLPFVGKAGQLLDKILASVNLDTDSDIYICNVIKCRPPNNRVPTTDEINACKPYLLEQIRLVNPKVILFTGATALKSLTGEKRGITKIRGNWIEWEGRLCMPILHPAYLLRNPSRERGSPKWLMWQDIQAVRTKLDEMLH
- a CDS encoding phosphoribosyltransferase family protein: MSDFPLFRDRIDAGEQLAQAISFALTQPPLSTINAQPIVYALPRGGIPVGLPVAQLLQCPLSILVAKKISHPKNPELAIGAVSADGNVLWAEETPFYVPYSRLGKSALAEATAKAQEQLAQLTPACPKVDAEGAIAIIVDDGIATGMTIAVAAQALKAQNPAAILLCAPLAPRGLISWLEQWGSVIVLETPQSFMSVSRFYAEFPQVETEEAFAYLLQHREGMRGEG
- a CDS encoding class I SAM-dependent methyltransferase; translated protein: MSIKQSRNENQVTLPRILEPEVMDSWEEAVEYDAMDFTEVNTAFAKSVIELGPNFEANVLDVGTGTARIPILIASRCPQWQIWGIDLAKSMLQLGMRHVKNAGLEQQILLETVDAKKMPYPDGKFQMVISNSLVHHLPDPLLFFHEVARVLQPQGAIFIRDLIRPANVEIMETLVASIGAEYDEQQKKLFRDSLNAALTLDEVHDLMKQANLSDVKVYQSSDRHWTVARAWHY
- a CDS encoding quinone-dependent dihydroorotate dehydrogenase; this translates as MALLNLNSQHEWDLYKLVIRPVLFTGLKSDPEWLYQRTITTLSWLENSPHHPVTKSTQRLLQKSLCLSDERLARQLWGIQFPNPIGLAAGFDKDGVAASVWTNFGFGFAEVGTVTFHAQPGNPLPRLFRLPQDSAALNRMGFNNSGAAMMAKRLQSASHLIPIGVNLGKSKITPLEAAASDYLESFRLLKDLGDYFVVNVSSPNTPGLRSLQNTAELSSILDALQQENQASKPICVKIAPDLEWEAIAAIIEIAQTYKLAGIIATNTTISRDRITTKILAQTGKPVTEEAGGISGLPVRDRATEIIRFIYQQTQGQLPIIGVGGVFTAQDAWEKIVAGASLVQVYTGWIYEGPLMVRRILQGLLLKLEEHKLNSIVDAVGLQSTKNL
- the ureE gene encoding urease accessory protein UreE, whose product is MIALTQRQPPNAAIAVSLTLELTAEERTRSRYRIETQDDIIFLRLPRGTVLHDGDLLQAEDTSIVVRVVAKSEPVLVVTAPSVVLLKAAYHLGNRHVPVEVTQDYLRLSPDPVLRAMLEQLGAQVHEAILPFQPERGAYGHHH
- a CDS encoding urease accessory protein UreF, which produces MTIERVLYLLQLASPTLPVGAYSYSEGLEALVDAGTISNEQSLQHWLEQELHYGAIRLEAAVMVRTYHAVQNGDIEALSYWNHWLSAARETEELRSSSWQMGRSLIKLLLQLQPQVSPLADAVGNPCNYAIAFGIAAASWKIEPLSSVVLGYLHSWTTNLVTAGVKLIPLGQTAGQQVILNLFPDLMNAATEILTLSDDDLCSCSWGLSLASMAHETLYTRLFRS
- a CDS encoding HAD family hydrolase; protein product: MNDTFMFDADRFGAEQDYSIVYRWLGGTLQSNTVNELIQAAYTYLDKRYPDANYRESFPSLRDALLAVSGRITTDDELEILIQTFSYHELGSVPALYSEALRKLAQRFCLGLVADIWAPKTLWINELNRSDVLNLFEIATFSSDSGIVKPSPLAFLNTLKQMKADPDNALVIGDSVRRDLGGAVAAGLPCLLVGGATHPSAYGASSNLLELVDTYC
- a CDS encoding peroxiredoxin produces the protein MQNLTELPQDLPIPQYDGGCNHLLGMRLPQVNLISTRSRKLDLSNIKSKVVFYCYPMTGQPSVPIPDGWDQIPGARGCTPQSCAFRDHYAELQELGVEVYGISTQDTSYQQEAVERLHLPFELLSDAAFEFTTSLQLPTFEVDGKRLIKRLTLIADEGKIAKVFYPVFPPDKNAQEVIKWLKQNLV